A stretch of the Bacillus licheniformis DSM 13 = ATCC 14580 genome encodes the following:
- a CDS encoding nucleotidyltransferase domain-containing protein, with translation MKQRIEEELKNIEATYGVKILYAVESGSRAWGLPSQDSDYDVRFIYVHQKDWYLSIDAKRDVIELPIDDSLDISGWELTKALRLFRKSNPPLLEWLSSGTVYYEAYSLAEKMRRLKSRAFSPVSCMYHYLNMASGNFRDYLTREEVKIKKYFYVLRPILACQWIESRRTVPPIEFQVLLDELTEDGPLKTEIHQLLERKKKGEEFNLEPQNPILHEFIERELERLQTVAKAYKTDHEDLTQELDRLFRETLDEVWA, from the coding sequence ATGAAACAGCGAATTGAAGAAGAACTGAAAAACATTGAAGCAACATATGGCGTCAAAATCCTCTATGCCGTTGAATCTGGCAGCAGGGCATGGGGCCTTCCTTCACAGGACAGCGATTACGACGTCAGATTTATTTATGTCCATCAAAAAGACTGGTATCTGTCAATTGATGCAAAGCGCGATGTGATTGAACTGCCGATTGACGATTCTCTCGATATCAGCGGCTGGGAGCTGACAAAAGCGTTAAGGCTGTTCCGGAAATCAAATCCTCCGCTTCTCGAATGGCTCTCTTCGGGAACCGTTTATTATGAAGCCTATTCGCTGGCAGAAAAAATGAGGCGGCTCAAAAGCCGCGCCTTTTCTCCAGTCTCCTGTATGTACCATTATCTCAATATGGCGTCGGGAAATTTCCGAGACTACCTGACGCGTGAAGAAGTGAAAATCAAAAAATATTTTTATGTACTCCGCCCGATTCTGGCTTGCCAGTGGATCGAAAGCCGCCGGACGGTTCCTCCGATTGAATTTCAGGTTTTGCTTGACGAACTTACGGAAGACGGACCGCTGAAAACAGAAATCCATCAGCTGCTTGAAAGGAAAAAGAAAGGGGAGGAGTTCAATCTTGAACCTCAAAACCCCATTCTCCACGAATTTATTGAGCGTGAACTTGAGCGGCTTCAGACAGTTGCCAAAGCATATAAAACGGATCATGAAGATCTGACGCAGGAGCTTGACCGTCTGTTTAGAGAAACGCTAGACGAGGTGTGGGCATAA
- a CDS encoding proline dehydrogenase family protein has protein sequence MITRDFFLFLSKSSILNRLARNWGSSVATGKIIGGKDFEASIPIIKGLNEQGLTVTVDHLGEFVNSREVARERTQECIRAIQLIAQEQLNSHVSLKMTSLGLDIDLDLVRDNMNSILECAEQHQVMVTIDMEDEVRCQKTLDLFKEFRQKYEYVSTVLQAYLYRTEQDLEELNSLNPFFRLVKGAYKESPKVAFPDKKDVDENYKKLIKKQLLSGHYTAIATHDDKMIDFAKEIANEHQIGKDRFEFQMLYGMRSKTQLELVKEGYNMRVYLPYGDDWYGYFMRRLAERPANIAFAFKGMTKK, from the coding sequence GTGATAACAAGAGACTTTTTCCTATTCTTATCTAAAAGCAGCATCCTGAATCGCCTGGCGAGAAATTGGGGGAGTTCCGTCGCGACCGGAAAAATTATCGGAGGAAAAGATTTTGAAGCTTCAATTCCGATTATTAAGGGGCTTAACGAACAAGGGCTGACTGTGACAGTCGATCACTTGGGCGAATTTGTGAACAGCAGGGAAGTCGCAAGGGAGCGCACGCAGGAATGCATTCGGGCCATTCAGCTGATTGCTCAGGAACAGCTTAATTCACATGTTTCATTAAAGATGACGTCATTGGGACTCGATATTGACCTTGACCTTGTCAGGGATAATATGAACAGTATTCTGGAATGTGCCGAGCAGCACCAAGTGATGGTCACAATCGATATGGAGGATGAAGTGCGCTGCCAAAAGACGCTTGACCTCTTTAAGGAGTTCAGGCAGAAATACGAGTATGTCAGCACCGTCCTGCAGGCTTATTTGTACCGGACCGAACAGGATTTGGAGGAGCTCAATTCATTAAATCCGTTTTTCCGTCTTGTGAAGGGAGCTTATAAAGAATCGCCGAAAGTGGCTTTCCCTGACAAAAAGGATGTGGATGAGAATTACAAAAAGCTCATTAAAAAGCAGCTGCTGAGCGGCCATTACACAGCTATCGCAACTCATGACGACAAGATGATTGATTTCGCCAAAGAAATTGCGAATGAGCATCAAATCGGCAAAGACCGCTTCGAATTTCAAATGCTGTACGGGATGCGCAGCAAAACTCAGCTGGAACTGGTGAAGGAAGGCTACAATATGCGCGTGTATCTTCCTTACGGAGACGACTGGTACGGATACTTTATGAGACGGCTTGCTGAGCGGCCTGCCAACATCGCTTTTGCGTTTAAAGGCATGACGAAGAAATAA
- the pruA gene encoding L-glutamate gamma-semialdehyde dehydrogenase codes for MTTPYKHEPFTNFGIEENRKAFEKALETVNNEWLGQSYPLVIDGERYETENKIVSINPANKEEVVGTVSKATQDHAEKAIQAAAKAFETWRYTDPEERAAVLFRAVAKVRRKKHEFSALLVKEAGKPWNEADADTAEAIDFMEYYARQMIELAKGKPVNSREGERNQYVYTPTGVTVVIPPWNFLFAIMAGTTVAPIVTGNTVVLKPASAAPVIAAKFVEVLEESGLPKGVVNFVPGSGAEVGDYLVDHPKTSIITFTGSREVGTRIFERAAKVQPGQTHLKQVIAEMGGKDTVVVDEDCDIELAAQSIFTSAFGFAGQKCSAGSRAVVHEKVYDEVLKRVIEITESKKVGEPDSADVYMGPVIDQASFNKIMDYIEIGKEEGRLVSGGKGDDSKGYFIEPTIFADLDPKARLMQEEIFGPVVAFSKVSSFDEALEVANNTEYGLTGAVITKNRDHINRAKQEFHVGNLYFNRNCTGAIVGYHPFGGFKMSGTDSKAGGPDYLALHMQAKTISEMF; via the coding sequence ATGACAACACCTTACAAACACGAACCATTTACAAATTTCGGGATCGAAGAAAACCGGAAGGCATTCGAAAAAGCTCTGGAAACGGTAAATAACGAATGGCTGGGTCAGTCCTATCCTCTTGTTATCGATGGAGAAAGGTATGAAACGGAAAACAAGATCGTATCGATCAACCCTGCAAACAAAGAAGAAGTTGTAGGCACGGTATCCAAGGCTACTCAGGATCATGCGGAAAAGGCCATTCAGGCGGCTGCGAAAGCGTTTGAAACTTGGAGATACACAGATCCTGAAGAAAGAGCGGCTGTTTTATTCCGCGCGGTTGCCAAAGTGCGCCGCAAAAAGCATGAGTTCTCTGCGCTTTTAGTCAAAGAAGCAGGAAAACCTTGGAATGAAGCGGATGCGGATACGGCAGAAGCGATCGATTTTATGGAATACTATGCGCGGCAAATGATTGAGCTTGCGAAAGGAAAGCCGGTTAACAGCCGTGAAGGCGAACGAAATCAATATGTGTACACACCGACTGGTGTTACGGTTGTTATTCCGCCTTGGAACTTCCTGTTCGCGATCATGGCCGGAACGACAGTTGCGCCGATCGTGACAGGAAACACAGTTGTACTGAAGCCTGCAAGCGCAGCGCCTGTCATTGCCGCAAAGTTTGTTGAAGTGCTTGAAGAAAGCGGACTTCCAAAAGGAGTAGTCAACTTCGTCCCTGGAAGCGGAGCTGAAGTCGGGGATTATTTGGTGGACCATCCGAAAACAAGCATCATTACGTTTACCGGTTCAAGGGAAGTCGGAACGCGCATTTTTGAGCGTGCAGCGAAGGTTCAGCCTGGTCAGACCCACTTAAAACAAGTGATCGCTGAGATGGGCGGAAAAGATACGGTCGTCGTTGATGAAGACTGTGATATTGAATTGGCTGCACAATCAATTTTCACATCTGCCTTCGGCTTTGCAGGCCAAAAATGTTCAGCAGGTTCACGGGCTGTCGTGCATGAAAAGGTATATGACGAAGTATTGAAGCGCGTGATTGAAATTACGGAGTCCAAGAAAGTCGGAGAGCCCGACAGCGCGGACGTTTACATGGGACCTGTCATCGATCAGGCATCCTTTAACAAAATCATGGACTATATCGAAATCGGAAAAGAAGAAGGCCGCTTAGTCAGCGGAGGAAAAGGCGATGATTCAAAAGGCTACTTCATCGAACCGACGATCTTTGCCGATTTAGATCCGAAAGCCCGGTTAATGCAGGAAGAAATTTTCGGACCTGTTGTTGCTTTCTCAAAAGTAAGCAGCTTTGATGAGGCGCTGGAAGTTGCCAACAACACCGAATACGGCCTGACAGGCGCGGTCATTACTAAAAACCGCGATCATATCAACAGGGCAAAACAAGAATTCCATGTCGGAAATCTGTATTTCAACCGCAACTGTACAGGGGCGATCGTCGGCTACCATCCGTTTGGCGGTTTCAAAATGTCGGGAACCGACTCTAAAGCGGGCGGACCTGATTATCTTGCGCTTCACATGCAGGCGAAAACGATCAGCGAAATGTTTTAA
- the putP gene encoding sodium/proline symporter PutP: MIISIVIYMVGMLYIGYYAYKRTANLSDYMLGGRTLGPAVTALSAGASDMSGWLLMGLPGAMFATGLSGSWIVIGLVLGAWANWIFVAPRLRSYTEVAGNSITIPAFLENRFHDKSKILRIFSGVVIITFFTFYVSSGMVSGGVLFNSIFNLDYHAGLWIISGVVVAYTLFGGFLAVSWTDFVQGIIMFVALILVPIVTVIQTGGPGEAFSEIQSIDPNLLNIFKGTSVLGIISLFSWGLGYFGQPHIIVRFMAISSIKETKKARRIGMGWMIFSSAGALLTGLLGIAYYSKNGLHLDDPETIFIQLGNILFHPLITGFLISAILAAVMSTISSQLLVTSSSLTEDLYKTLFKRSASDKELVFFGRLSVLAVSIVGLCLAWTKNNTILGLVSYAWAGFGASFGPVVILSLFWKRMTKWGALAGMVAGALTVIIWAEAGLSDVLYEMIPGFAASLLFVFVVSLLTSKPEQQVLDEFEQYKQTL, encoded by the coding sequence TTGATCATTTCCATCGTGATTTACATGGTAGGGATGCTTTATATTGGGTATTACGCTTACAAACGGACAGCAAACCTCTCAGACTATATGCTTGGCGGACGAACGCTCGGGCCTGCTGTCACGGCGCTCAGCGCCGGCGCATCAGACATGAGCGGCTGGCTTTTGATGGGGCTGCCGGGCGCCATGTTTGCAACAGGCCTGAGCGGTTCGTGGATTGTCATCGGACTCGTACTCGGCGCTTGGGCGAACTGGATATTTGTAGCGCCGCGTCTAAGGTCATACACCGAAGTAGCGGGCAATTCAATCACTATCCCTGCATTTTTAGAAAACCGTTTTCATGACAAATCAAAGATCCTGCGAATATTTTCCGGAGTCGTCATTATTACCTTTTTTACGTTTTATGTATCATCTGGAATGGTTTCCGGGGGCGTTTTATTTAACAGCATATTTAATTTGGATTACCATGCAGGGCTGTGGATCATTTCAGGCGTTGTCGTGGCCTACACGCTTTTCGGCGGGTTTTTGGCAGTCAGCTGGACGGACTTTGTCCAAGGCATCATTATGTTTGTCGCGTTAATTCTTGTTCCGATTGTGACGGTCATTCAGACGGGAGGACCTGGAGAAGCCTTCAGCGAGATCCAGTCGATCGATCCAAACCTCCTCAATATTTTTAAAGGTACGAGCGTCCTCGGCATCATCTCCTTGTTCTCATGGGGCCTCGGCTATTTTGGACAGCCTCATATTATCGTGCGCTTTATGGCGATATCCTCCATCAAGGAAACGAAGAAAGCGCGCCGGATCGGCATGGGTTGGATGATCTTTTCAAGTGCGGGCGCACTGCTGACCGGATTGCTCGGTATTGCGTATTACTCGAAGAACGGGCTTCACTTGGATGATCCGGAGACCATCTTCATTCAATTGGGTAACATCCTGTTTCACCCTCTAATCACAGGATTTTTAATCTCGGCGATTTTGGCAGCGGTTATGAGTACAATTTCCTCCCAGCTGCTTGTGACATCAAGTTCTCTAACTGAAGATTTATACAAAACACTATTTAAGCGCTCTGCATCTGATAAAGAACTCGTCTTTTTCGGACGGCTTTCGGTTTTGGCGGTTTCCATTGTCGGACTCTGTCTCGCCTGGACAAAAAACAATACGATTCTCGGTCTTGTCAGCTATGCTTGGGCGGGTTTCGGAGCGTCGTTCGGCCCCGTGGTCATCTTAAGTTTGTTTTGGAAGAGGATGACAAAATGGGGGGCGCTTGCCGGAATGGTTGCCGGAGCGCTTACCGTCATCATTTGGGCGGAAGCCGGGCTTTCCGATGTTCTTTATGAAATGATTCCGGGCTTTGCCGCCAGCTTGCTGTTTGTGTTTGTCGTCAGTCTATTGACGTCAAAACCGGAGCAGCAGGTGCTTGATGAATTCGAGCAATACAAACAAACGCTGTAA
- a CDS encoding PucR family transcriptional regulator: MEELLEQVVSLSNINEIIDFISGELKKPVILESADFFLLAYNSYYINHFDAANQQTIFSKKCPLPIFEKFVEEGIIDQLKTIPTPFRVKQIEEIGLNQRVVVSAKHKDEIMGYIWVQEIEDNLSDEELDFLYQASFHVGKIIYKKKRLKQEKEEQAEELYKKAINDQFQTEKELKAAADKANVVLPAVFTVMVLQVVDGEDELLEDLKETIRSYLNLKDNISHVLEDHSNIAIIVGSVSRKRSALAAASELINRLLTHLRSQMLPLILIGVGNEYSSLLSLGKSYREALQVTKAAEITGSQEHIPYEYQKLGLFKYLDQIAAKNDHLQYVNPDLQLLKEKDKESHTEFLRTLEIYLVNNCKVKPSAEQLFIHQNTLNYRIKQILEMTSIDLNDFNTRCQLFIDLMLMKKAGYKS; the protein is encoded by the coding sequence ATGGAAGAGCTATTAGAACAAGTTGTTTCTCTTTCAAACATTAATGAGATCATTGACTTTATCAGCGGGGAGCTGAAAAAGCCGGTCATACTGGAAAGCGCAGATTTTTTCTTATTAGCTTACAACTCCTATTATATTAACCATTTTGATGCAGCAAACCAGCAAACGATTTTCTCCAAAAAATGTCCGCTGCCGATCTTTGAAAAGTTCGTCGAAGAAGGCATTATTGATCAATTGAAAACGATTCCGACTCCTTTTCGGGTAAAACAGATTGAAGAAATCGGCTTAAACCAGCGGGTTGTCGTCAGCGCCAAGCATAAAGACGAAATAATGGGCTATATCTGGGTGCAGGAGATTGAAGACAACCTGTCTGATGAAGAGCTTGATTTCTTATATCAAGCTTCCTTTCATGTCGGGAAGATCATTTATAAGAAAAAACGCCTCAAACAAGAAAAAGAAGAACAGGCGGAAGAGCTTTACAAAAAGGCAATTAACGATCAGTTTCAAACGGAAAAAGAGCTGAAGGCCGCCGCCGATAAAGCGAACGTCGTCCTGCCGGCCGTGTTTACCGTCATGGTGCTTCAAGTCGTTGACGGGGAGGATGAACTGCTCGAAGATCTAAAGGAAACGATCCGGTCTTATTTAAACCTGAAAGACAACATCAGTCACGTACTGGAGGATCATTCGAATATCGCAATCATTGTCGGCAGTGTGTCGCGCAAGCGTTCCGCGCTGGCCGCTGCCTCAGAACTGATCAACCGTCTGTTGACCCATCTGCGCTCGCAAATGCTGCCCCTTATTTTGATCGGGGTCGGCAATGAGTACAGCAGCCTGCTCTCCCTCGGCAAAAGCTACAGAGAGGCGCTCCAAGTGACGAAAGCAGCGGAGATCACGGGAAGCCAAGAACACATTCCCTATGAATATCAAAAGCTCGGGCTTTTCAAATATCTTGACCAAATCGCCGCAAAAAACGATCATCTGCAATATGTAAACCCGGACCTTCAGCTGCTGAAAGAAAAAGATAAAGAAAGCCACACCGAATTTTTAAGAACGCTTGAAATCTATCTCGTCAACAATTGCAAGGTCAAGCCATCCGCAGAACAGCTGTTTATCCACCAAAACACGCTCAACTACCGAATTAAACAAATATTGGAAATGACATCGATTGATCTCAATGATTTTAATACAAGATGTCAGTTGTTTATCGATTTAATGCTGATGAAGAAAGCAGGCTACAAATCGTAA
- a CDS encoding TIGR03943 family putative permease subunit produces the protein MFRTFILMLFTFFFFHLHASGNLTKYINMKYAYLSYIAIILLAILTAVQFYIYMKSSDEKGCNHECGCGHDHDHEKDKPFLQRMFIYFVFFFPLCTGLFLPAATLDSNIVKSKGFSFKAIEQPEHYAQTQYLRPDTSIYYGQDGYDELMNKALKKYKEKQHITLKDDDFLKGMETIYHYPGEFLDRTLEFDGFAFKGEAISDKQLFVLRFGIIHCIADSGVYGMLVEFPENMDIKDDQWLHVKGTLSSEYYQPFKSTIPVLKVKDWSAIKEPKDPYVYRTY, from the coding sequence ATGTTTCGCACATTCATTTTAATGTTGTTTACGTTTTTCTTTTTTCATCTTCATGCATCCGGCAATCTGACAAAATATATTAATATGAAATACGCTTACCTTTCATACATCGCTATTATTCTTCTGGCCATTTTGACAGCTGTGCAATTCTACATTTATATGAAAAGCTCGGATGAAAAAGGATGTAACCATGAATGCGGATGCGGCCATGACCACGATCATGAAAAAGATAAGCCTTTTCTGCAAAGAATGTTCATTTATTTCGTGTTCTTCTTCCCTTTATGCACCGGACTTTTTCTGCCGGCAGCGACGCTTGATTCCAATATCGTCAAGTCGAAGGGCTTCTCGTTCAAAGCGATCGAACAGCCGGAGCATTATGCCCAAACCCAGTACCTGCGCCCCGACACAAGCATCTACTACGGCCAGGATGGGTATGATGAATTGATGAATAAAGCGCTGAAAAAGTATAAAGAAAAACAGCATATTACATTAAAAGATGATGATTTTTTGAAGGGCATGGAAACGATCTATCATTATCCGGGAGAATTCCTTGACCGAACGCTCGAATTCGACGGCTTTGCTTTTAAAGGGGAAGCGATCAGTGACAAACAGCTGTTTGTCCTCCGCTTCGGCATCATTCATTGCATCGCCGACTCCGGCGTCTATGGCATGCTGGTCGAGTTCCCTGAAAATATGGATATTAAAGACGACCAGTGGCTTCATGTAAAAGGAACGCTGTCTTCCGAATACTATCAGCCTTTCAAATCTACAATTCCCGTGCTGAAAGTGAAGGATTGGTCTGCAATAAAAGAGCCGAAAGATCCTTACGTTTATCGGACATATTAA